The Onychomys torridus chromosome 4, mOncTor1.1, whole genome shotgun sequence genome includes a window with the following:
- the Upp2 gene encoding uridine phosphorylase 2, with the protein MASILPASNRSMRPDKNAYEGKRSVYVKNPYLDAMDEDILYHLDLGTKTHNLPAMFGDVKFVCVGGSPNRMKAFAQFMHKELQLEGDGEDIEDICAGTDRYCMFKTGPVLSISHGMGIPSISIMLHELIKLLHHARCCDVTIIRIGTSGGIGIAPGSVVITDTAVDSFFKPRFEQIILDSVVTRSTELDKELAADLLNCSREIPNFPALIGHTMCTYDFYEGQGRLDGALCSFSREKKLDYLRRAHKAGIRNIEMESTVFAAMCGLCSLRAAVVCVTLLDRLESDQISLSHDVLVEYQQRPQLLVSNFIKKQLGLCSQMSHPSPRDAEKQMNETVTTQSCCCFLTKAVRMFSPVVLMSANSRVGYLQNYFEESTGLPYSVVQSRSQMNGLSCIIPQSGPLPTPTPLLQVRMPLSALGLPGSHSQ; encoded by the exons ATGGCTTCCATTTTACCTGCTTCTAATAGATCCATGAGACCGGACAAGAATGCCTATGAGGG AAAAAGGTCTGTATATGTTAAGAATCCTTACCTGGATGCTATGGATGAAGACATTCTCTATCACTTGGATTTAGGAACCAAAACACACAACCTCCCAGCAATGTTTGGGGATGTAaag TTTGTCTGCGTCGGTGGGAGCCCCAACAGAATGAAAGCATTTGCACAGTTCATGCACAAGGAACTCCAGTTGGAGGGGGATGGAGAAGACATTGAAGACATCTGTGCAGGGACAGACAGATATTGCATGTTCAAAACAGGCCCTGTGCTCTCCATCAGT CATGGGATGGGCATCCCCTCCATTTCTATCATGCTCCATGAACTCATCAAGTTACTCCACCATGCACGCTGCTGTGACGTTACCATCATCAGAATCGGAACGTCAGGGGGAATTG GGATTGCCCCAGGATCTGTTGTAATAACAGATACGGCTGTAGACTCTTTCTTCAAGCCTCGGTTTGAGCAGATCATCTTGGACAGTGTGGTGACCCGAAGCACTGAACTTGACAAGGAACTGGCTGCTGATTTACTCAACTGTAGCAGAGAGATCCCCAACTTTCCAGCCCTCATTGGACACACAATGTGTACCTACGATTTCTATGAAG GCCAGGGCCGCCTAGATGGAGCATTGTGTTCCTTTTCGCGAGAAAAAAAGCTAGACTACTTGAGGAGAGCACACAAAGCTGGCATCAGGAACATCGAGATGGAGTCGACGGTGTTTGCAGCCATGTGTGGACTGTGCAGTCTGAGAG CTGCCGTGGTCTGCGTGACACTTCTTGACCGACTCGAGAGTGACCAAATCAGTTTGTCCCATGATGTCCTGGTGGAGTACCAGCAACGGCCACAGCTGCTAGTCTCCAATTTCATCAAAAAACAGCTTGGGCTTTGTAGCCAGATGTCCCACCCATCTCCC AGAGATGCCGAGAAACAGATGAATGAAACCGTTACTACCCAGTCTTGCTGTTGCTTCCTGACCAAGGCTGTGCGAATGTTCTCGCCGGTAGTTCTTATGTCAGCAAATAGTCGGGTCGGATATCTGCAAAACTACTTTGAGGAGTCGACTGGCCTTCCTTATTCTGTGGTTCAGTCAAGGAGTCAGATGAATGGACTCTCCTGCATCATTCCTCAATCTGGCCCccttcccaccccaacccctctGCTCCAAGTGCGGATGCCACTTTCTGCCTTGGGTCTGCCGGGGTCTCACTCTCAATAG